The Argentina anserina chromosome 3, drPotAnse1.1, whole genome shotgun sequence genome includes a region encoding these proteins:
- the LOC126787478 gene encoding basic leucine zipper 34-like, with translation MEGDNNFSKISQLENSPFSMMAPSTLPLSPSGLSQVWKRPYSMNHFENEEGNEGAATHFQPLDTQTTTGALNPTHTATTNPTPTVIPTPTPSTTTTEVEAIKDKGKKHQEEYSNSCDAETADQCNENKTVTVKPKEEIDDTPIGGLLQIRVGRNTAPESLDPRRLKRIYSNRVSAQKSRLKKLQYTVDMENKARVLEARVAVLSPQVEFFKNHNNSLQMERVALKEAISACAIKKLHNDALIEENKKEVQKWRLLHWKNLEQQKIQMQASMFMNMDGAGPMDPKMVNNPGFIQSKLEKMLFNPYSIKGITQANLNSKFSPILRYIAS, from the exons ATGGAGGGTGACAACAATTTTAGTAAAATTAGCCAGCTAGAGAACAGTCCCTTCTCAATGATGGCTCCATCAACCCTTCCCCTATCCCCTTCTGGTTTATCTCAAGTGTGGAAACGACCTTATTCGATGAACCATTTTGAAAATGAGGAAGGCAATGAAGGAGCCGCGACTCATTTCCAGCCCTTGGATACCCAGACCACCACCGGTGCCCTTAACCCTACTCATACCGCCACCACTAACCCTACCCCTACCGTCATCCCTACCCCAACCccttccaccaccaccactgaAGTTGAAGCAATAAAGGATAAGGGAAAGAAACACCAGGAAGAATATTCTAATAGCTGTGATGCTGAGACTGCTGACCAATGTAATGAGAATAAAACTGTAACTGTCAAACCTAAGGAGGAAATAGACGACACTCCGATTGGTGGTCTTCTTCAGATTAGAGTAGGTCGAAATACAGCTCCTGAGTCACTGGATCCGAGAAGGCTCAAGAG GATCTATTCAAACCGGGTTTCGGCTCAAAAGTCTAGATTAAAGAAGCTTCAATACACTGTTGATATGGAAAATAAGGCTAGAGTTCTGGAG GCTCGAGTAGCTGTGCTAAGTCCTCAAGTTGAGTTCTTCAAAAACCACAATAATTCTCTGCAAATGGAACGAGTTGCGCTGAAAGAAGCGATTTCTGCTTGCGCGATAAAGAAGTTACATAACGATG CTCtaattgaagaaaacaaaaaagaggtGCAGAAATGGAGGTTACTGCATTGGAAGAATCTTGAACAGCAGAAAATTCAAATGCAAGcaagcatgtttatgaataTGGATGGTGCAGGGCCAATGGACCCGAAGATGGTGAACAACCCAGGTTTCATTCAATCTAAGCTGGAAAAGATGTTATTTAATCCATACTCAATAAAAGGTATAACCCAGGCCAACCTAAATTCCAAGTTCTCACCAATTTTGCGGTATATTGCATCTTGA